In the genome of Mycobacteriales bacterium, the window CGTCAGGCCGAGCAACCCGGTGATCCAGCTCAAGCCGGACGAGAAGCGGACGGTGCCGTTCGTCGTCTCGCTGCCGCCGGTGCCTACGCCGCTCGACGTGTTCTTCATGACGGACAGCACCGGCAGCATGGACACCACCATCGGCAGCGTGCAGGAGAGCGTGCAGCAGATCGTCGACAACCTCTCCGCGAGCGGCGTCGACCTGCACTTCGGCGTCGCCGACTTCCGCGACTGGCCGGAGCAGCCCGGCGATAGCGAGACGTACCCGTACAAGCTGCGGCGCAAGGCCGGCCCCATCGGCGAGGAGCTCGAGGGGGCGCTGGAGAGCATCCAGACCGGCGGCGGCACCACCGACGGCGACGACGCCGCGCTCGAGGCGATCTACCAGGCCACGACCGGCGCCGGCCGCCGCGACCCGCTGCCCGGCTCCCCGCGCGGCCAGATGCTGCCCGCCGGACTCGACGCCGGGTTCCGCGACGACGCGTTGAAGGTGATCCTCAGCGTCAGCGACGACGAGATGCGCGCCGGCTTCCCCAACCCGACGCGGCCCGACTACCCGGGCCCGACGATGCAGACGGTGATCGCGGCGCTGAAGGCGGCCGACGTCCACCTCGTGGGCATCCGCGTGGGCGACTCGAAGCCGCTGCGCGCCGACTACGAGCGGCTCGCGGCGGGCAGCGGCACCGTCGCGCCGCCGGCCGGCACCGACTGCGACGGCGACGGCGACGCCGACCTCTCCGCCGGCGCGCCGCTCGTCTGCGACTTCAACCCGGGCACCGACAGCATCGCGTCGGCGTTCATCAGCCTGCTCGGCGGCATCCGCGACTTCCAGAACGTGCGGGTGCGCGTCGGCGACCCGTCCGGCGTCGCGCGCAGCCTCTCCGACACCGACTACGGCTCGCTCGACGTCAAGGCGTCGCACACGTTCAAGGTCCCGGTGGAGTTCACCTGCGGGCGCGCGCAGTACGGCACCGAGTCCCAGGTGACCATCGACGCGGTCGTCCGCGGCGCCACGGTCGTCGGCACCACGGCCACCGTCCGCTGCGGCGCGCCGCCCCCGCCGCCGATCGTGCGCCGGCCGCCGCCGCCGCGCGAGCCCCCGCTCCCGGACCCGCCGGTGCCGCCGCCCGCGCACCTCGTGGCCGCGGTCGCGTTCGCGCCCGCGCCGCCCGCGCAGCCGGTGACGAACATCAACCCCAACGCCAACCCGAACCCCAACCCGAACCCGAACGCCGGCGCGGCGACCGAGCAGGAGCAGCAGGGGCAGCTGGCCCTCGCGGAGAACGATGTACCGCCGGGCGAGGAGGAGCTCGCCTTCTCCGCCCGGCCGGCACCGGTCCCGCCGACGCCCGTCACGGCGTGGCTGGCCGCCGCCGCCGTGACCGCCGCGGCCGCGTACGGGTTCCACCTGTCGCGCCGCACCAGCCCAGCACTCGCGTACCGACCCAGGGAGCACCGATGAACCCCCGAGCCCGGCACCTCGGCCTCGCCGCCGTCACCGCCGTCGTCCTCGCCGGCGCCCCGGCGTACGCCGCCACCGCCAAGCCCGTCTGCAACCAGATCGTCGACGGAGCCGGCGACGCCGTGGCCGCCCCCGGCGCGCCGAACACCGCGTCGCTCGACATCCTCAGCGGCGACATCGCGACCGGCGCCAAGAACCTCGTCGTCGTGCTGCGCTTCGCGGGCATGGCGGCCGACCCGCTCACCACGCCCGGCGCGTCGTACGGCGTCTCGTGGACCGTCGGCGGCAAGCCGCAGTCGGTCAGCCTGACCCGGTACCAGGACGGCAGCACGAAGGCGGAGTACCAGCCGGACGGGACGTTCGGCGCCACCGCGACGCCGATCCCGATCGGCGCGCTGGTCGACACCACGGCGGCCACCATCACCTGGCAGGTGCCGCGCCGCCTGGTGCCGCAGCTCAAGAAGAAGGGCGCGAAGTTCAGCCAGCTCACCGCCAGCGCGCGCCCGGCCGTGAACATCACCGGCCCGACCGGCACGGCCAGCGGCACGTTCCTCAACGGTGACACGGCCGACTCGCCGCGCAGCTACAGCGACGGCGCGCGGACCTGCGTCAAGGGCGTCTGACGGGAAGGTACGGGGACATGAACGCACGGGTCGTAGGAGCCGCGGCGGTCGCGGCGGGTCTGCTCGCGGCGGGCGGTGTCGCGGACGCCGCGGCGCGGCCGAAGCCGGTCTGCAACCAGCTCGTCGACGTGACCGGCGACGGCAACCCGAACGCCGCCGGCTTCGCGCCGGTCGGCCCGAGCCACGACCCGCTCGACATCGTCAGCGGCGACATCGCGTCGGGGCCGCGCAACCTCGTGGTCGCGATCCGGCTGAAGAGCCTGACGCCCGACCTGACGCTGTCCGGCGGCGTCGTCTACCGGGCCACCTGGCAGGTCGGCAAGGCCACGCAGGACGTCGCGCTGTACGTCCTCGACGACGGCTCGCAGCGCGCGGTGTTCCGCCCGGACACCACGGACACGTTCGGCACCGTGCCGGTCGCCGTGGCGACCGTGCCGTCCGCGAGCACGATCCTGTTCACGATCCCGCGGCGCGCGGACAAGGCCCTGACGCCGAAGGCGTCGATCTCGGGGATCGAGATGACGACGGCGATCGCGTTCAACCACGGCACCAACACCACGTCCACCGGGGCGGACCGCGGGACCACGCCGCGCAAGTACGTCGACGGCTACCCGACCTGCCTCAAGGGCGTCTGACCGCCGCGGACCGCGTGCGAGACTCGGCGCATGGAGCGTCCGAGCAGCCTCGACCCCGCCATCGCCGCGCGCCTCAAGCGCGACGCGCACGGCCTGTTCCCCGCCGTCGCGCAGCAGCACGACACCGGCGAGGTGCTGATGGTCGGGTGGATGGACGACGAGGCGCTGCACCGCACGCTGACCACCGGCCGGTGCACCTACTGGTCGCGCAGCCGCAACGAGTACTGGGTCAAGGGCGACACCTCCGGCCACCAGCAGTGGGTGAAGTCGGTCGCGCTGGACTGCGACGGCGACACCGTGCTCGTCCGCGTCGACCAGGTCGGGGCGGCCTGCCACACCGGCGACCGGACCTGCTTCGACGCGGACGTGCTGCCGGCGGTGGCCGGCGAGGCGCCGTGAACGGCGCCGTCTCGCACACGCGCGAGCAGTTCCGCGAGGCGGCACGCGACCAGCGGGTGATCCCGGTGAGCCGGTCGCTGCTCGCCGACGGGGAGACGCCGGTCGGCGTCTACCGCAAGCTCGCCGGCGGCCGCCCGGGGACGTTCCTGCTGGAGTCGGCGGAGACCGGCCGGAGCTGGTCGCGGTACTCGTTCGTCGGCGCGCGCTCGGCCGCGACGCTCACCGCGCGCGACGGGCAGGCGGTGTGGACCGGGACGCCGCCGGCGGGCGTGCCGCTGTCCGGCGACCCGGTCGCCGTGCTCAAGCGGACCGTCGAGCACCTGCACACGCCGCCGCGCCAGTGGCTCGGCCCGCTCACCGGCGGGCTGGTCGGCTTCCTGTCCTACGACGCGGTCCGCCGCCTGGAGCGCGTCCCGGAGCTGGCCGAGGACGACCTCGGCGTGCCGGAGCTGGCGTTCCTGCTGGCGACCGACCTCGCCGTCCTCGACCACGCCGAGGCGCGGGTCACGCTCATCGCCAACGCCGTCAACTGGGACGGCACCGACGAGCGGGTGGACGAGGCGTACGACGACGCGGTGGCGCGGCTGGACGCGATGACCCGCGACCTCGCCCGCCCGGCCGAGCCGACGGTCTCCACGCTCGGGGTGGCGTCGTACTCGATGGACGGCGTGACGACGACCGCGCCGGAGGGCGGGTACCCCGCGGCGGTGGCGCGGGCGAAGGAGGAGATCCGCGCGGGCGAGGTGTTCCAGGTCGTGCTGTCGCAGCGGTTCGAGCGCGCGACGGCGGCCGACCCGCTCGACCTGTACCGGGTGCTGCGGGTGCGCAACCCCAGCCCGTACATGTTCCTGCTCCGCTTCGACGGCTACGACGTCATCGGCTCCTCGCCGGAGGCGCTGGTCACCGTGGACGAGGGGCGCGCCACGGTGCGCCCGATCGCGGGCACCCGCCCGCGCGGCGCCACCCCGGAGGCGGACGCCGCGCTCGCCGGCGAGCTGCTCGCCGACCCGAAGGAGCGCGCCGAGCACGTGATGCTCGTCGACCTCGGCCGCAACGACCTCGGCCGGGTCTGCGAGCCGGGCAGCGTCGAGGTCGTGGACTTCTTCACGATCGAGAAGTACTCGCACGTCATGCACATCGTCTCCACCGTCGTCGGCACCGTGTCGCCCGGTCTGTCGGCGACCGACGTGCTCACCGCGTGCTTCCCGGCCGGCACGCTGTCCGGCGCGCCGAAGCCGCGCGCGCTCGAGCTGATCGAGGAGATCGAGCCGCGCCGCCGCGGCCTCTACGGCGGCGCCGTCGGCTACCTCGACTTCGCCGGGAACATGGACACCTGCATCGCGATCCGCACCGCGCTGCTGCGCGACGGCGTCGCCTACGTCCAGGCCGGCGCCGGGATCGTCGCCGACAGCGACCCCGACGCCGAGGACGTGGAGTGCCGCAACAAGGCCGCCGCGGTGCTCACCGCGATCTGCGGCGCCGAGTCGTTGCGGCCGCTCCCGTGACGCCGCGGCGCGAGCTCGCCGCCGCGGTCGCCGGCTGCGTCCTCGCGGGCGCGTTGCTGCTGTTCGTCCACGACGGCACGGCGGCGGACGCGTGGGCGCGGGTGGCGTTCGGCGGCGTGGTGGCGATCGCCGCGACGCGCGGCCGCGGCCGCTGGGCGGTCGGGGCGGCGCTCGCCGTCGCGGGGTCGTTCGCGCTCGGCGACTTCGCCGCCGCGGGCGCGCTGCTCGCGCTGACCGGCGCGCTCGTCGGCGCGCGCGGCGCGCGGTGGCCGGCGCTCGGCGCGCGGTACGACGCGCCCGCCGGGCCGCCGAGCGACGCCGACCTGTGGCGGGCGATGGACAGGGGCGAGGACCCGACCGCCGGACACGACTAGGATCGCCCGGTGAGCGTTCTGGACGAGATCCTGGCCGGCGTGCGGGAGGACGTCGCCGCCCGGCAGGCCGAGACGCCGATGGACCTCCTCAAGGAACGCGCCGCCCGCCTCGCGCCCCCGCGCGACGCCGTCTCCGTCCTCCGCCGCCCCGGTGTCTCCGTCATCGCCGAGGTCAAGCGCGCGTCGCCGTCGCGCGGCCGGCTCGCCGCGATCGACGACCCGGCCGCGCTCGCGCAGGCGTACGAGTCCGGCGGCGCCGCGGTCGTCAGCGTCCTCACCGAGGAACGCCGCTTCGACGGCAGCCTCGGCGACCTCGACGCCGTCCGCCGCGCGGTCGACGTGCCGGTGCTGCGCAAGGACTTCGTCGTCGGGCCGTACCAGGTGTGGGAGGCGCGCGCGCACGGCGCCGACCTGGTGCTGCTCATCGTCGCGGCGCTGGAGCAGACGGCGCTGGTGAGCCTGGTCGAGCGCGTCGAGTCGCTCGGCATGACGCCGCTGGTCGAGGTGCACGACGCTGACGAGCTGGACCGCGCGCTCGACGCCGGCGCCCGCGTCGTCGGCGTCAACGCCCGCAACCTGCGCACGCTCGAGGTCGACCGCGACGTCTTCCCGGCGCTGGCGCCGTCGATCCCCGCGACCTGCGTCAAGGTCGCCGAGTCCGGTGTCCGCGGCGTCGCCGACCTGCGCGCGTACGCCGACGCCGGAGCCGACGCGGTCCTCGTCGGCGAGGGGCTGGTCACCGGCCGCGACCCGCGCCAGGCCGTCGCCGAGCTGGTCGCCGCCGGCGCCCACCCCACGATCGCGCGGACCGGACCGTGACGGCGCTGCCCGACGCGACCGGCCACTTCGGCCCGTACGGCGGGCGGTTCGTCCCGGAGGCGCTCGTCGCCGCGCTGGACGAGCTCGCGGCGGCGTACGACGAGGCGCGGCACGACCCGGCGTTCACTGGCGAGGTCGACCGGCTGCTCGCCACCTACGCCGGCCGCCCCACGCCGCTCACCGACGCGCGGCGGCTGTCCGCGCACGCGGGCGGCGCGCGCATCCTGCTCAAGCGCGAGGACCTCGCGCACACCGGCAGCCACAAGATCAACAACGTCATCGGCCAGGCGCTGCTCACCCAGCGGATGGGCAAGCCGCGCGTCATCGCCGAGACCGGCGCCGGCCAGCACGGCGTCGCCACCGCCACCGCCTGCGCGCTGCTCGGCCTCGACTGCGTCGTCTACATGGGCGAGCAGGACACCCGGCGCCAGGCCCTCAACGTCGCCCGCATGCGGCTGCTCGGCGCCGAGGTGGTGCCCGTCGCGACCGGCCAGGCGACGTTGAAGGACGCCATCAACGAGGCGATGCGCGACTGGGTGACCAACGTCGCCACGACGCACTACGTCATCGGCTCGGTCGTCGGCCCGCACCCGTTCCCGATGATGGTCCGCGACTTCCAGCGGGTCATCGGCGTGGAGGCGCGGGCGCAGTGCCTCGACCTGCTCGGGCGGCTGCCCGACGCGGTCGTCGCGGCGGTCGGCGGCGGCTCGAACTCCATGGGGATCTTCCACCCGTTCGTCGACGACGAGGCGGTCCGCCTGGTCGGCTGCGAGGCGGGCGGCGACGGCGTCGGCACCGGCAAGCACTCGGCGACGCTCGTCGGCGGGTCGCCCGGCGTGCTGCACGGCGCGCGGTCGTACCTGCTCCAGGACGACGACGGGCAGACGCTGGAGACGCACTCCATCTCGGCCGGGCTCGACTACCCCGGCGTCGGCCCGGAGCACGCGTGGCTGCGCGACAGCGGGCGGGCGACGTACCGCGCGGTGAGCGACGCGGAGGCGATGGAGGCGTTCGCGCTGCTCTGCCGCACCGAGGGGATCATCCCGGCGATCGAGACGGCGCACGCCGTCGCGGGCGGCGTGCAGGTCGCGCGCGAGCTCGGCCCGGACGCCGTCGTCGTCGTCAACCACTCCGGCCGCGGCGACAAGGACGTCGACACCGCCGGGAAGTGGTTCGGGCTCCTGTGAGCGCGCTTGCGGCGGCGTTCGGGTCGGCGCGGGCCGACGGTCGGGCGCTGCTCGTCGGCTACCTGCCCGCGGGCTTCGCGTCGCCGGACGTGTTCCGCGCGATGGTCGACGGCGGCGCGGGCGTGGTCGAGGTCGGGCTGCCGTACTCCGACCCGTTGATGGACGGCCCGACGATCCAGCAGGCCGTGCAACGCGCCCTCGACGCAGGAACGCACACGCGGGACGTGCTCGCGACCGTCGAGGCCGTCGCGGCGACGGGCGTGCCGGTCGTCGTCATGACGTACTGGAACCCGGTCGAGCGGTACGGCGTCGACGCGTTCGCGCGCGACCTGGCCGCCGCCGGGGGAGCGGGCGCCATCACGCCCGACCTCATCCCGGAGGAGGCGGGCGCGTGGCTCGCCGCCGCCCACGCGCACGCGCTGGACCCGGTGTTCCTCGTCGCCCCCTCGTCCACCGACGAACGCCTCGGCGTCGTCGCGCGCACCGGCTCCGGCTTCGTCTACGCCGCCTCCACGATGGGTGTCACCGGCACCCGCGACGCCGTCGCCGATACCGCGCCCGCGCTCGTCGCGCGGATGCGCGCGGTGACCGACCTGCCGGTCGCGGTCGGCCTCGGCGTCTCGACCGGCGCGCAGGCCGCCGAGGTGGCGGGGTACGCCGACGGCGTCATCGTCGGCTCGGCCTTCGTCCGCGCTGCCCTCGACGCGGACTCCGAGCGGGCCGCGCGCGACGCGGTCGGCGCGCTGGCGACGGTGCTGGCGGAGGGCTGCCGCGCGCGGGCATGATCGCGCGCATGCGCCGTATGCCCCGGTTCGCTCCCGTCCTGCTCGCCCTCGCGCTCGCCGCGTGCAGCGGCAGGGCGCCCGGCACCTCGGCGCAGCCGACCCCCTCGGCGACCACCGAGTCGCCGACCGCCACGGTCGCGCCGACCACCATGCCGCCGACGGCGAAGCCGACGCCGACCGCGAAGCCCACGGCCAAGCCGACCGCGACGTCGACCGCGGTCCCGCCCGCGACCGGCCCGGCGCCCGCGCACTTCACGCCGATCGACTTCTCGTTCGTCGGCGCCAACGTCGGCTGGGCGCTCGGCCAGGTCTGCACCGACTCCAACTGCTCGCCGCGGATGGCGCGGACCACCGACAGCGGCCACACCTGGCACGCGTCGCCGTACCCCACCGACGTGCCCGCCGGCGCGCCCGAGGAGGGTGCCGTGACGCAGGTGCGCTTCGGCAACCTCAGGAACGGCTGGCTGTTCGGCGCCGCGCTCTACTCGACGCACGACGGCGGCAACCACTGGAAGAAGCTCTCGCTCGGCGGCGGCGTCTACGCGCTGGAGGAGGCGAAGAACACCACCTGGGTGGTCACCCGCGCCTGCTCCGGCGACCCGTGCACGTTCACGCTCTGGGTCGCGCCGCAGGACTCCGACGCGTTCGTCAAGCGGACCGTGCTGCCGTACCACGGCGACGGCACCGTGCAGCTCGTCCGCTACGGCGCCAACGACGCGTGGCTCGCCAGCCGCGGCAGCGGCACCCCGCGCCTGTACCGCACCACCAACGGCGGCGCCGCCTGGACCGAGGTCACCGACCCGTGCGCGACGGCGTTCGACTACGCGGGCGGCCAGTGGTTCTCGCGGTACGACGCGAGCAACGAGTGGATCCTCTGCGGCAGCGACGCGGGCGCCGGCTCGCAGCGCAAGGCGGTGTTCCACTCGACCGACGGCGGCCGCCACTGGGGCACCCGCAGGGACCTGCCGAACTCCGGCCTGGTCGCCGACTTCTTCGCGCTCGGCGCGACGCAGACGGCGTTGCTGTCGACCAGCCACTCCGGGCTGCGCCGCACCACGAACGGCGGCGGCGCCTGGACCGTCGTCGCCCCCGACTGCTGCGACGCCGGGTTCGGCAAGATCGAGTCGATCGACCACCAGCACGTCTGGGCGATCGGCGTCGGCGCGAACGCCGTCTTCCACAGCGCCGACCGCGGTGCCCACTGGGGCAAGTTCGCGTTCACGCCGTAGGGTCGCCGCATGGGCACCACGGCGCCGCACCGGGTCGACCACCACGTCCGGCACCGCAACATCACCGGCGGGTGGCTGCGGCCCGCGCTGTTCGGCGTGACCGACGGCCTGGTGTCGAACTTCGCGCTCGTCATGGGCGTGGCCGGCGCCACGCCGCCCGCGCGGATCGTGCTGCTGGCCGGGCTCGCCGGACTGTTCGCCGGGGCGTTCTCCATGGCCACCGGCGAGTACAACTCCGTCCGCTCGCAGAGCGAGCTGGCCAGCGCCGAGATCGCGCTGGAACGCCGCGAGCTGGAACGCGCCCCCGAGGCCGAGGAGGCCGAGCTCGCCGGCATCTACCGCTCGCGCGGGCTGGACGCGTCGCTCGCGCGCGAGGTGGCGCGGCAGTTCGCGCGCGACCCGGAGGTGCTGTGGCGGGTCCACGCGCGCGAGGAGCTGGGCATCGACCCGGACAACCTCCCTTCGCCGTGGGTGGCGGCGAGCGCGTCGTTCGTGGCGTTCGCGCTGGGGGCCTTCGTGCCGGTGAGCGCGTACCTGCTCGCGCTGGCGAACGCGTTCGTGCTCGCGGCGGTGCTCAGCGCGGTGACGCTGTTCGCCGTCGGCGCGGTCGTCGGCGCGATGACCGCCCGGCCCTGGTGGTACACCGGCTCGCGCCAGCTCCTGCTCGGCGCGGGCGCGGCGGCGGTGACGTTCGCCGTCGGCAGCGCGGTCGGGGTGGGCGTCTGACCCCCGAAGACCTCTGGACGCTCGAGCCGGACGAGTTCGTGCCGGCGCGGGACGCGATGGTGCGCGCGCTGCGCAAGGAGGGCCGCCGCGACGAGGCGGCGGCCGTCGCCAAGCTGCGCCGCCCCACGCTCGTCGCCTGGGCGCTCAACGTCACCGCCCGCGCGCACGGCGACGACGTCGCCGCGCTGCTCGGCGCGGGGGAGCGGCTGCGCGCCGCGCAGGACCGGGCGCTGCGCGGCGACGCGGGGGAGCTGCGCGCGGCGACCGACGAACGCCGCAGGGCCGTCGCGGCGCTCGCCGCCGAGGTGGCGGAGGTGCTGGGGGACCGCGCCGCCGCGAACGCCGGCGCCGTGTCGGCGACGCTGGAGGCGGCGACGGTCGACGAGGAGGTCGCCACGCTGCTGCGGGAGGGCCGCCTCGACCGCGAACGCAGCGCCGCGGCGGCCGGCTTCGGCTTCGGCGACGTGGGCGACTGGACCCCGCCGCCGGCCCGGCCGAAGCCGGCGCCGAAGCCGGAGAAGACGGCCGAGAAGACGGCGGACGAGCCGGCCGAGCCGGCGAGGCCGGCGAAGGCCGAGAAGGCCGGGCCCCGGCGCGACGAGCGTGCCGCGGCCGAGCTGGCCGCCGCCGTCGCCGAGGCGAAGCGGCACGCGGACGAGCTGCACGCCGCCGAGGCGGAGGTGCGCCGGCTCAAGCAGGAGCTGGCGGAGGCGACCGCGGCCGTGCGCGCCGCGCGCACCCGGGCGAACAAGGCCGAGCTGCACGCCGAGCAGCTCCGGCAACGCGCCTGGGAGGAGGGCGAGCGCGCCCGCCGTGGCTGACGCGTGCCGGCCGTCCGGCCCGGCCCCCCTCAAGGCCGGGGCCGGACGGCGGGCAACCCCACGAGACGCCCGCGGGCACCAGGTGTTACGCGCTCGCGCGGCCGTTCCTTCGGCCGGTGTCGCCGGACCCGGGCCGGCAGGGAGCCGGGTCGCGGCGTCGAATCCCCTTGGCGCGCACGTGGCGAAAAATTGTTCCTCCGGCACCGAAGGAACACCGCCGCGAGCGCGTAACGACGATGGGGGACCGGTCGGCCGGGGGCGGACGACCGGCAGCGTCGCTCATGGGGTAGGGGGTGTTCGGCATGTCCCACGACGAGGGATGGCCGCAGATCGTGGCCCATCGGGAACGCCTGCTGCGCATCGCGCGACGGCGCTGCCCGACGCGCGAGGACGCCGAGGACGTGGTGTCCGAGGCCATGCTGCGCTGCGCGACGTTCGGCGCGCTGGACGAGGCCCGGCTGGGCCAGTTCCTCACCACCGTCACCGTGCGGCTCTGCGCCGACCTGTACCGCAACGCCGACCGCGGCACGCGGGCCCTCGCCCGTCTCGGCGCCGACCCGGACAGCGTGCCGGGCCCGGAGGACGAGGCGTGCCGTGCCGCCGACGCGGCGTTGCTGGCCGAGCTGCTCGCGACGCTGCCCGACCGGCAGCGGGCCGTGCTCGTCGACAAGGCGAGCGGCCTGTCGCTCGCCCAGATCGCGCTGCGCAACTCCCTCACCTACAAGGCCGCCGAGTCGGCGCTGGCCCGCGCCCGGACGACGCTGCGCACCGCGCTCGCCACCGCGAGCGGCGCGATCGGCGCCGCCTGGGTGTCGCTGCGCCCGCGCCGCGTCGTGGCGCTCGCCACCGTCCCGGTCGTGGCGGTTCTCGCGACGAGCGCGGTGCTGCGGCTGCCCCAGGGTGGCGACCCCGCCCTCGCCGGGCCGCCGCCCGCCGCGTCCGTCGTCGCCGTGCCCCACGGGCACCACCCGGCCGCGGCGCCCGCGCCCCGCGCGCCCCGCCCGCACCCGGTGGCCGCCGCCCGGCCGGTCGTCACGTCCGTGCCATCCAGCGCTCCGGTCACCGTGGCCACGCCGCCCCGCCCGCCCGGCAAGCACTACGTCACGGTCGGCGAGGGCCCGAACAAGTACGGCGTCG includes:
- a CDS encoding vWA domain-containing protein, yielding VRPSNPVIQLKPDEKRTVPFVVSLPPVPTPLDVFFMTDSTGSMDTTIGSVQESVQQIVDNLSASGVDLHFGVADFRDWPEQPGDSETYPYKLRRKAGPIGEELEGALESIQTGGGTTDGDDAALEAIYQATTGAGRRDPLPGSPRGQMLPAGLDAGFRDDALKVILSVSDDEMRAGFPNPTRPDYPGPTMQTVIAALKAADVHLVGIRVGDSKPLRADYERLAAGSGTVAPPAGTDCDGDGDADLSAGAPLVCDFNPGTDSIASAFISLLGGIRDFQNVRVRVGDPSGVARSLSDTDYGSLDVKASHTFKVPVEFTCGRAQYGTESQVTIDAVVRGATVVGTTATVRCGAPPPPPIVRRPPPPREPPLPDPPVPPPAHLVAAVAFAPAPPAQPVTNINPNANPNPNPNPNAGAATEQEQQGQLALAENDVPPGEEELAFSARPAPVPPTPVTAWLAAAAVTAAAAYGFHLSRRTSPALAYRPREHR
- the hisI gene encoding phosphoribosyl-AMP cyclohydrolase codes for the protein MERPSSLDPAIAARLKRDAHGLFPAVAQQHDTGEVLMVGWMDDEALHRTLTTGRCTYWSRSRNEYWVKGDTSGHQQWVKSVALDCDGDTVLVRVDQVGAACHTGDRTCFDADVLPAVAGEAP
- a CDS encoding anthranilate synthase component I, giving the protein MNGAVSHTREQFREAARDQRVIPVSRSLLADGETPVGVYRKLAGGRPGTFLLESAETGRSWSRYSFVGARSAATLTARDGQAVWTGTPPAGVPLSGDPVAVLKRTVEHLHTPPRQWLGPLTGGLVGFLSYDAVRRLERVPELAEDDLGVPELAFLLATDLAVLDHAEARVTLIANAVNWDGTDERVDEAYDDAVARLDAMTRDLARPAEPTVSTLGVASYSMDGVTTTAPEGGYPAAVARAKEEIRAGEVFQVVLSQRFERATAADPLDLYRVLRVRNPSPYMFLLRFDGYDVIGSSPEALVTVDEGRATVRPIAGTRPRGATPEADAALAGELLADPKERAEHVMLVDLGRNDLGRVCEPGSVEVVDFFTIEKYSHVMHIVSTVVGTVSPGLSATDVLTACFPAGTLSGAPKPRALELIEEIEPRRRGLYGGAVGYLDFAGNMDTCIAIRTALLRDGVAYVQAGAGIVADSDPDAEDVECRNKAAAVLTAICGAESLRPLP
- a CDS encoding Trp biosynthesis-associated membrane protein, giving the protein MTPRRELAAAVAGCVLAGALLLFVHDGTAADAWARVAFGGVVAIAATRGRGRWAVGAALAVAGSFALGDFAAAGALLALTGALVGARGARWPALGARYDAPAGPPSDADLWRAMDRGEDPTAGHD
- the trpC gene encoding indole-3-glycerol phosphate synthase TrpC, translating into MSVLDEILAGVREDVAARQAETPMDLLKERAARLAPPRDAVSVLRRPGVSVIAEVKRASPSRGRLAAIDDPAALAQAYESGGAAVVSVLTEERRFDGSLGDLDAVRRAVDVPVLRKDFVVGPYQVWEARAHGADLVLLIVAALEQTALVSLVERVESLGMTPLVEVHDADELDRALDAGARVVGVNARNLRTLEVDRDVFPALAPSIPATCVKVAESGVRGVADLRAYADAGADAVLVGEGLVTGRDPRQAVAELVAAGAHPTIARTGP
- the trpB gene encoding tryptophan synthase subunit beta, translating into MTALPDATGHFGPYGGRFVPEALVAALDELAAAYDEARHDPAFTGEVDRLLATYAGRPTPLTDARRLSAHAGGARILLKREDLAHTGSHKINNVIGQALLTQRMGKPRVIAETGAGQHGVATATACALLGLDCVVYMGEQDTRRQALNVARMRLLGAEVVPVATGQATLKDAINEAMRDWVTNVATTHYVIGSVVGPHPFPMMVRDFQRVIGVEARAQCLDLLGRLPDAVVAAVGGGSNSMGIFHPFVDDEAVRLVGCEAGGDGVGTGKHSATLVGGSPGVLHGARSYLLQDDDGQTLETHSISAGLDYPGVGPEHAWLRDSGRATYRAVSDAEAMEAFALLCRTEGIIPAIETAHAVAGGVQVARELGPDAVVVVNHSGRGDKDVDTAGKWFGLL
- the trpA gene encoding tryptophan synthase subunit alpha, which encodes MSALAAAFGSARADGRALLVGYLPAGFASPDVFRAMVDGGAGVVEVGLPYSDPLMDGPTIQQAVQRALDAGTHTRDVLATVEAVAATGVPVVVMTYWNPVERYGVDAFARDLAAAGGAGAITPDLIPEEAGAWLAAAHAHALDPVFLVAPSSTDERLGVVARTGSGFVYAASTMGVTGTRDAVADTAPALVARMRAVTDLPVAVGLGVSTGAQAAEVAGYADGVIVGSAFVRAALDADSERAARDAVGALATVLAEGCRARA
- a CDS encoding VIT1/CCC1 transporter family protein, whose protein sequence is MGTTAPHRVDHHVRHRNITGGWLRPALFGVTDGLVSNFALVMGVAGATPPARIVLLAGLAGLFAGAFSMATGEYNSVRSQSELASAEIALERRELERAPEAEEAELAGIYRSRGLDASLAREVARQFARDPEVLWRVHAREELGIDPDNLPSPWVAASASFVAFALGAFVPVSAYLLALANAFVLAAVLSAVTLFAVGAVVGAMTARPWWYTGSRQLLLGAGAAAVTFAVGSAVGVGV
- a CDS encoding sigma-70 family RNA polymerase sigma factor, producing the protein MSHDEGWPQIVAHRERLLRIARRRCPTREDAEDVVSEAMLRCATFGALDEARLGQFLTTVTVRLCADLYRNADRGTRALARLGADPDSVPGPEDEACRAADAALLAELLATLPDRQRAVLVDKASGLSLAQIALRNSLTYKAAESALARARTTLRTALATASGAIGAAWVSLRPRRVVALATVPVVAVLATSAVLRLPQGGDPALAGPPPAASVVAVPHGHHPAAAPAPRAPRPHPVAAARPVVTSVPSSAPVTVATPPRPPGKHYVTVGEGPNKYGVGYGTEPPPQTPQEAVEACTKGGVYVDARIVVGESPEADAGCGRRRPR